The region GTTCCCTGGGGCAATTAAAGCTTGTCCTCGAAGAACGCTATCGCCATTCTGAGCCTCTTTTACCGAGATTTTGCAAATATCATTCAACCTATTAGCAAACGATGTTGTAAATTTTTCGGGCATGTGCTGGACTATAACTATTCCGGGACAATCCATTGGCATAGCCTTCAAAAAATCTGCAATAGCCTCGGTTCCGCCTGTTGATGCCCCTACTGCAATAACCTTATCGGTTGTGGTTAAAGAACCAACAGGGGTTTTTGTCATGGGAATAACAGCATCGGCCGATAACTTAGGTTCTACGGGTGGAATTTCCACCATTTTCCTTCGAACAATTTTCGAGCCTGCAGCAGCAATTATGGCATCACATATTCTAATCTTAGATTCCTCGAAGAACTTTTTGGTGTTAAGCTGAGGTTTAGTTATGATATCAACAGCACCATACTCTAGCGCTCTGATACCCATTTCGGTAGCCCTATCGGTCAAACTCGATATGATTATTACGGGTATGGGGTGCTGAGACATGATTTTACGCAGAAAAGTTAATCCATCCATCCGCGGCATCTCAACATCCAAGGTAATAACATCGGGTATCTCCTCTGCAATTTTGCGGGCAGCAAAATATGGATCGGCTGCTGTTCCCATAACCTCTAACAAAGGATCCGATGAAATTATCTGTACCAAGGTTTGCCTTACCAATGCAGAATCATCAACTACTAAAACCTTTATTTTATTAGCCATATCAATTACCGTTTGTTTATGTTAATTAAATCAGCTGCTTCTGAATGTATTTTTGTCGCACCTCTCCGGTGTGTGTAATAAACTCAATTTTTCGGCCTAATTTGCCCCCTACGCTTTTTGCAACTATAGGTATTTTATGCTCCTGTAGCATTTCAATTGCAATCTTAATATTTCGATCGCCAATTTGAAAATTAGATATGTTAGTTTCAATAACCTCTCCTCCTCCAAAAACCTTTGCCTGTAAATTAGATTTAGAACATCCTAACGC is a window of Tenuifilaceae bacterium CYCD DNA encoding:
- the cheB2 gene encoding chemotaxis response regulator protein-glutamate methylesterase of group 2 operon; the encoded protein is MANKIKVLVVDDSALVRQTLVQIISSDPLLEVMGTAADPYFAARKIAEEIPDVITLDVEMPRMDGLTFLRKIMSQHPIPVIIISSLTDRATEMGIRALEYGAVDIITKPQLNTKKFFEESKIRICDAIIAAAGSKIVRRKMVEIPPVEPKLSADAVIPMTKTPVGSLTTTDKVIAVGASTGGTEAIADFLKAMPMDCPGIVIVQHMPEKFTTSFANRLNDICKISVKEAQNGDSVLRGQALIAPGNYHMMLKRSGAKYYVEVIEGPLVNRHRPSVDVLFRSTAKYAGANSLGVIMTGMGDDGARGLLEMKEAGAFTIAQDEKSCVVFGMPREAIKMGAAHQILSLDEIAPFVTKKLK
- the cheD gene encoding putative chemoreceptor glutamine deamidase CheD → MDEIKQHYLYPAALFAEGTPHVVSTILGSCVAVCLFDPKTNKGGINHYMLPLWNGQGLASPKYGNIAIERLIERMLALGCSKSNLQAKVFGGGEVIETNISNFQIGDRNIKIAIEMLQEHKIPIVAKSVGGKLGRKIEFITHTGEVRQKYIQKQLI